In Bos indicus isolate NIAB-ARS_2022 breed Sahiwal x Tharparkar chromosome 10, NIAB-ARS_B.indTharparkar_mat_pri_1.0, whole genome shotgun sequence, the DNA window TTTGAGTTTTAGTTATAGGAACAGCCATAGAACAAGGGTGATCAGTATTTTTATCCTGGTAATAAAGATATCTGCTTTCTACCCCCTCACTTCACACCAGATAATCTACCTGTGaaagttgctccatcatgtctgactctttgtgacctcatggacttagtccatggaactctccaggccagaatactggagtgggtagcctttcccttctccaggggatcttcccaatccaggggtcaaacccaggtctcccgcattgcaggcggattctttaccagctaagccacaagggaaacccagatAATCTACCTACCTCATCTCTAAAACTCAAGAAAGAATTTATGAGATTAGTGAATTAGCCACTCATTTTACTGGTAGAAATATCCTGAGTGTTTATGTTCATCTTAGAGGGTGAATGGCAGTTTCCTTGACTCTCAGTGTCTTAGATTTAAGCAACGTTGTCCTTTTTGGTGCATGTATTGAAGGTGTTGTCCTCAGAGACAAGTGAGTAATTGATTTCTTTTACAGCCACCTATCTATCTTCCATTATGTCTGATCATCCCATACAGCACCAAGACAGTTATAAACTCAAAACCCACCTGAGATGTGTATCAAAAGTAACAATAGAAAGTACATATATATAGGTCCCCAAAAGAGAGGCCAGTATGTTGTTGTATATGATGCAGCAAGTATTCCTCAATAAAGCAGTGAATTTGTCTGAATATTGAGGATTTTCCTGTACAATAAGAGCTGTTGGAAAACTGACTAAAAGTAAAAGAGGgcaaataacaaaaattaaaaaaattttttaagtttctgttttctctatGAGACATAAGGGTGTCCGATTGGCATTCTGAATAAAAGCTGGAAACgtactttcttcatttccttcataCAGGCTACTagtatttttcctttctcatctgtgagcataaaaaattataaatagaaaaaattgaGTGAATGTCTATCTAGCATTTTCATCTAAAGTTATTTCCAGGTTAAACGTCCCCACTCTGATTTCTCTCCCAGGTTTGGAGATGCTGTGAAAGGTAATCTGGTGGTAGGAACCTTATCTTGGCCATCCCCGTGGGTGATTGTTATTGGCTCCTTCTTCTCCACATGTGGGGCTGGACTTCAGAGTCTCACAGGAGCACCGAGGCTGCTACAGGCTATAGCCAAGGATAACATTATACCCTTTCTGAGGGTGAGTGACCCTATTCTAtgccctcttccttttttctcccagttttagGAGAAACTGATCTTCATAGGCTTAGAAATTATTGGACCATATAATATGAAGATGGGTTTTAGCACAAGACTCTGTATAGCCCTCTAAATCTCTGGTATGAGTTTATATGTTAGTGGAATAAAGGTATTTAAAAGCTACCACAGTTGTAATGCTGTTATCTTAAAGATCTCTGAAACTATAGCATAGAGGAATAAGGGAGCATGGACTCAAACATTTCCTACACTCATCTGTCTGATACTTCACTTCTATGCACAGGTTTTTGGTCACAGCAAAGCCAATGGGGAACCTACCTGGGCTTTACTTCTGACTGCTGCCATTGCAGAACTGGGAATCCTTATTGCCTCCCTGGATCTCGTGGCTCCAATTCTTTCCATGTAAGAGCCAGTTATTCTCTTCATTTGTTGTTGCATATGTGATGTCTAGgttcatgggaattccctggtggtccagtggttaggactccatgctttcactgccaagggcacggatccagtccctggtcagggaactgaaatcctaCAAGCTACGCAGTgtgactaggaaaaaaaaaaaaaaacgcagtGTGGTCtcatctatgtttttaaaaacataataaacagAGTAAAATATGCAAGGAGTGCTAAATGTTAGCAGTTATGATTGTGAATTTTCtccctatttttttttgtttctatacTTTTCTACAAAAAACAGATACTATGATAATTTGAGGGGGAAAACTTTCATTAAAGCTTAGCTTATTTTCTGGCCCTCTAGGTTATTTTCAGTGTGCTGAGGATAAGCATAAGATGACTAAGACACAACCTTAGAGAACTGATGGTAGATAAAGAAACCAGTGATGCTTGTCTAGTATGATGAATACTGTGGTCAGGGTGAACACTGCATGCTCTATGAGCTCTACAGTGGTCCACCTCTGTACTGAGAATCAGGAAAGGTTTTCTGGAGGAAGTGATGCTTACATCATGAAGTGAAGGGGTGAGTGAAGGGGTGAAAGAAATTCCAGGCAGGGAATGTGTGTGAAGGAATCAAGAGATGAAATAGTGCAGTGCATTCAGAGAAGTGAAAGTCTGACTTTGAGAGTGGAAGGTGTGGGTAGGGTAAGTGCAGAGCAGGGAAGTAAGCAGAAGTGGATCACAGAGGACCTGGAACTTTTCCTGAAAGTAGTGGATAATCCTTAGAGGACAAAATGGtcatatttctatttcataatGATTAATTCTGTATAAAAGATaggttaagtgaagtgaagtcactcagtcgtgtctgactctttgcgaccccatggactgtagcctaccaggcttctccgtccatgggattttccaggcacgagaactggagtgggttgccatttccttctccaggggatcttcccaacccagggattgaacccgggtctctggcattgtaggcagacgctttaccgtctgagccaccagggaagtccaaaattgaGCCGGAAGTTGGAAGTTTCCAGTGCCAGTTGGAAGCATATTTAACTAATCCAACAAAGAACAAATGAGAGCCTGAACTATGCTGATAGAAGTAGAGgtggaaaggagagggaaaaagtttaGAGTTTTGTAAATAGAGGGAATCCATGGGACTTGATAAGTGAATTTAGAACTAAGGTTGAGTAGTGAAGAGGAAACTGAGTATTATCCCAAGAGTAACTGGATAAAAAGTGGTAGTGTCTTTCACTGCGTGAGAACTTAGAAGGTTGAGCAAGTCTGTGGGGAGGTGAAGTTTTTCTACACTCTATTCTTAATCAAAGGCTAGTGGGCTAGAACAAAGGCTTAAATACAGCGAAGCTCTctagttatttaaaataatccttgaagaattattttacaataataatCATTCCTCATACATTTTTATTCTGCCAGGTTTTTTCTCATGTGTTACCTCTTTGTGAATTTGGCATGTGCCTTGCAAACATTGCTTCGAACACCCAACTGGAGACCCCGGTTCCGCTACTACCACTGGTAagtctgctttttttcttcttccccataTTTGGAGAGAACTCATCATTGAACTTGAAAACTAGGAGATTCTAAACTCTCAATCCAGTTTTCTTCTTGGCCATTTGTTTCATACTGTCTCTTTTAGCTTCCTGTGTTCACATGAATTTCCAGCATCCTACTGTGGTTTTTTAGTACATAGTTCAGGctctcatttcttctttgttGGATTAGTTAAATAAGTTTAATACATGGTTTTATAATAGCTTATAATACTCAATTGAGAATAAAGGTCAaaactatgaaataaatatttccaggCTGCTGTGTTCCTCAGTTTAAAACAACCTACCTTTTGCTTATCGGATGGCCTGTTTACATCTTAGCTGAGCCCTGAGCTTCATTCCTTTCCATTTATCCTCTTGTCTTCATCAGTTTTCCTCAGTGTTCATTCTCAGACTCTCTTCCTTATGACAATTTTATTTAGTTAAAGAGTATGAGCTgtgtctctggtggctcagtggtaaagaatccatctgccagtgcagaggagcatgggttcgatccctggtgtgggaagatcccatatgccgcggAGCCACaaggcccatgcaccacaacttttgagcctgtgctctagagcccacgtcCAGCAACTAGTAAAGCCTGAGCGCCCCAGAGCCTGTgatccgcaacaagagaaactaccacaatgagaagcctctgCACAACAGAGAAAAAGCCCTGTgcatcaatgaagacccagtacaaccaaaaataaatagataaataaataaaattattttttttaaaaagagaagaacacATTCaagtaagtatttttttttttaaaaaaggagtatgAGCCTATGGCATCAGATGGCCTAAGTTCAAGTTTAGCTCTACTATTTCCTAGCTTTGTAGCTTTCATCAAAGCTACATAGCTTTGTAGCTTTCATCATAACCAcataaagtttcattttattcattaataaaatgGGACTAATCGTATTATCTATCTCATAGGATTGTTTTGAGATAAtctaaagtgcttagcacagtgcctggtacgtAGTAAAGCTCTTAATGAAATGTTgctactgctgttgctgttgtgtTCACATCTCAGTCCTTAAAGGAACTATCACATTTTTAGCTACcatcccatttcttttctttcatagctAGAAGTTCTTTAATATGTCCTATTATATACTTGTTTGTACATTCCTCTTTGCTGACTTTTTCCTTGATCCCTTTCTAGCTTCACTTACCAGGGGTGGGTAGTGATGTGACCTTTATCTGGCACAATTTTAGATCATCAGCTGATCTTAATACCATTAATCCTCTTTCTAGATTTAATGTTAGTTAAAAGTTCATTATGAACGTTTTTTTGTGTTACCAGTTGCTTttggttttttcctctttctgtttacaccctatattttcattcattggaTCTAATCTTCGCCAGATTAACAACTGCTCTGTTTGTTCTTTGAAATTTATCATACAACTTAGTTCATTCTTTACACAGTACAACTTCAGTAAATGTAGTTGtctaatttatttaatcaaaacaagaatttcattattttcttccaaGTTCCCTATGTAAAGTAAGGAAACTAATGGCATATTTTTTTTCAGTGGGTTCTGCAGGTATGCTAATAAATTTTCATAAAGTTTTTAGAAATATTCAcatgaaatgctttttttctaaAGATCATAGAGTTGTTAATAATTCTGACTGCATGTCCCATCCCTGCTTTGCCATGTAGGTATTAATTGTCCTCGTAACTGCAGATGGCTTTTGTGGCATCCTGGTTCATTTATGTATTATTCCAGCAATGGGAAACATCAGCACTAAGGAGCTTCCCTATGGCTcgaacagtaaagaatctgcctgcaatgcgggagacgtggtttcaatccctaggccgggaagatctcctggagaagggaatggcaacccactccagtattcttccctgaaggaggagtctggtgggctccagaccatggggttgcagagttagacacgactgagcaactaacacttccactttcttttcaAGGATGCTTTGGGGTTCAGTGCAGATACGTTGATTGTTGCCAATCCATGATAAGATAActataaaaactaagaaaaaagggcttccttggtggtccagtggttaagactatgtgtttccactgcagggggatggggtcagtccctggttggggaaactaaggtcctgcatgcctCATGGCACGGTGCTCCCCtcgccccccaccacacacatggGAAAAGATGTTTAGAAACTTTTATACCAATTTGACATTGGCACGGCCTCCaaacataacattttttttctagtaattcAATTTTACTGTGTTTTACAGAGCTTCTGTCTACAACATattggagttttaaaaaataatttttcaccaGTTTAAGAAGCACCTCTATCACAGGCTTCTCTTATAGCTgcttagaaaaaaacattttttatttgtttttgtctttaattttctagGGCACTCTCTTTCATGGGAATGAGTATCTGTCTGGCTCTGATGTTCATTTCTTCCTGGTATTATGCCATCGTAGCTATGGTAATAGCTGGTATGATCTACAAATACATCGAGTACCAAGGGTGAGTCTCGATACAGTCTTCATTGATGCTAAAACTATGGAAACTGGCTAGTTTGGTTAGAGCCATACCAGTGAAATTACATTAGGGATCCAGATAACTTCATTCATCTGTACCTAAATTTTGATCATAAGGAGAAACTATTGAGAAAATATggatcaatgaaaaaataaaaggaggtactgaaataataatgattcagttcagttcagtcactcagtcgtgtccggctctttgcgaccccatgaatcgcagcatgccaggcctccgtgtccatcagcaactcctggagtttacccaaattcatgtccatcgagttgatgatgccatccagccatgtcatcccctatcatccccttctcctgcccccagtccctcccagcatcagagtcttttccaataatgattagtattaaataaatataaatattcttgcTTATCTCTTCAGGCAAGGAATTGTgtctgagatgaaaaataaatcagtcctgaataactTTGTAACAACTTCATTAACAGCTTGCCCAAATTAGGAATAAATAACACTCTGATTTAGATTATGTTGAGTTTTGCTTCCTGtgcattatttttgaaataatttgaactTTGGATCTGTAGTAATTTCCTAATCCAAATTGCTATTTAGCATTCTTGCTTTTCAGCAGTTACATCGCAGGACAAGTGAGTGACCCTCTCAGCCTTTATTCTGAACTGTTGTACAGTTCAGTGTGTTGATGGAGGATAGTGTTGATCTGCATACAGTGGGTTCATTGTGTTAGTAGTGAGCATCATATAAATAGCTAATACAAGTTTTAATCTACTTTGTGTGTATGttacttttaaataaagtaaacttTAGTTTTTGAAATTGTACTTGCTAGATTTTAAATCTGTCTCTGCTGTTTTCGCCCCTTTCTCTCAGAGCTGAGAAAGAATGGGGTGATGGTATCCGCGGGCTGTCCCTCAGTGCAGCCCGATTTGCTTTGCTTAGGCTGGAGGAAGGACCACCACACACTAAAAACtggaggtaaaaaaaaatcaacagaattgGCACACAGAATTGTGTACTTCATTGATTACAGCATAAGGAAATTGTGTGACCCAAGGAATTCGTGTAATGAACCTGTTTTGACTGATTCTAAATCCTTGATCTCTGTGACCTTTTAGTTATGTATGATCTAGACTTCTACCCTTTTAATTCTTCCTTCACGACTGATCAACTTGAAATAATACTGGGAAAATTCAGAATGACTATATAGCCTCATCATTTTCTCTAATCTCTTACTTCTGTCAAATTATATGTTTTATTCAGATCTCCTAAATTAAAGGGTAGGATTGTCATTCTTTCCTCAGACCCAAAGTGTTTTCTCATCTTACCATCCCCCTGCCAACCTCTTTGCAGGCCTCAGTTACTTGTATTGCTGAAACTAGATGAAGACCTACACGTCAAGCATCCTCGTCTCCTCACCTTTGCTTCACAGCTTAAGGCAGGAAAGGGTCTCACAATTGTGGGCTCTGTCATCGTCGGGAACTTCCTGGAGAACTATGGTGAAGCGTTAGCTGCTGAGCAGGTAACAGTCAAGGCTTAATGACCTAGTAGAATTTAATTTAGTTTATGGTTTCGTTCAGCTGAATCATAAGACCTCAGATTTCTAAGTTGATCCCTTTGCTGAGCAACCTAGGAGGTGTCCTTCTTGTGCTGACTTGTATGGTCATATTCTCCAAATAATAAGGTGAACCAGAAGATAATAATTTATTCTTCCCATTCAAAAACTTTCTAAACTATAAGATTATCAAGGCTAAGCACTAGACTCCAGACATTGACTCGGCCCTGagaaaaatcacataaataaatCATCCCTTGAACCATGGTGATAATTCCTGTCAATTTAGTTGTGACACCAAGGAGCAATGAgcacattttcttcctctttactAATCTTAATACATGGTAGCAGAACCAGGATTCTTTTGCTAAGTCTGATTAGCTTATGGGAATTAAAGTTCTTTCTGAAGAAGAAAGTAGTTTCCattctaatatttattataagcAATAGATAGAACTACCCTGGGGAAGTttcaattgcattttaaaatttttactgaaggacttccctggtggtcaagtagCTTATAtcccatgcttccagtgcagaggggcaggtttcaatccctggtcattgAACtagacccacatgccacaactagagaagtctGAGTGCCGCAGTGAAAATTTACCAGCGCAGcgtaaacaaacaagtaaatgtaataaaaatttttttttaatttactgggTTTCATTttggaatgaaatgaaatgtttagCTTTGAAACACTAAAACTAGAAGTGCTGAAGAAACATTAGTccagaatgatcataaaaataaattaaaagcacaGTATTGGAAATCAAGAGACACTGATTAATCTAGATACACCCTGACTTAATCTGTGCCTTTGGGAAAATCATATCCATTTTCCATATCGTTATTCCCTTCACCATTCCACCAAGAGAGTGAAGTAAAAGAAATACAAGTGTCATTAATAATCaccattaaaatatcaaaaagaatgcGGAAATAGgagaaacaaggaaataaaacatacCGGAGATAATTCTGAAGTGAAACTGAATCTGAATCATATTGATTGAATTTGAATCAATATGATGAAACTGAATCATCATATTGAATTTCTAGTAAAGGAGTCAGAGCAAGACTGACACTGAGGAAGGAAGATTATGTTCACACTAACCCTGGGCCATTAAGGAATACCGAATATTCACTTTGTGAAGATCTCTGTTCTCAATTTGTTTGGTATgttagaaagaaaagcagaagggAGGGAAATGTAGAGTATCTACATGTAGACAACTATCTATGTATGTAGTAAGCAcccagaaagtgaaaaggcaaaggataataaaatttcattgggataaattaaacttttttaatTGTTCTGTACAAGATACGACCTTATACAGAGTTTGGAAAGAGGAGGGGAATATACTATGGAGAAGAAGTAAGAAGTTAAAAGACCCGGGATAAAGTAATCTAATTTTGAGGTTCTGGTTCTCTCTTTCAGACCATAAAGCATTTAATGGAGGCAGAGAAGGTGAAAGGGTTCTCACAGCTGGTGGTGGCCGCCAAACTGAGGGAGGGCATTTCCCACCTCATCCAGTCGTGTGGCCTTGGGGGCATGAAGCACAACACAGTGGTGATGGGATGGCCAAATGGCTGGCGCCAGAGTGAAGATGCTCGAGCTTGGAAGACTTTTATTGGTACAAACCACTTCTTGTACTATCTTGAGGGCCCAAATAGAGGATATACTCTGACCCCATTCTCCAGCCTTGTACAGTAGAAATTCTGTCATTGCTGAAACGTAGCCTTATAAGGgcacctaggggcttccctggaggcacagtggtaaagaatccacctgccagtgcaggaaatgcaagagactcaggttcgatcgttgggttggaaagatcccctggaggaaaaaaatggcaacttactccagtattcttgcctggaaaattccatgaacagagggtcctggtgggctactgtctgtggggtcaaaaagagtcagacatgactgagtgactgagcagacagAGCGCAAATAACTGTTAGTAGTAATAACTGATTCTACTCACCTCCTCCAGCCTCACATAATGTTCATCACTTGTTTATCTTGCCAAGTCTTATGTTTGGAATTATCTCTGAAATTGTCATATTTCCAGGTGTGATCTCCCACATTGACATTCTAACAGGAGTTGGAGGAAGTGTTCTTCAGCATCAAAATCTCCCAAATTCACATACCCCGCTGTAGAAACACAGTAATCAGAATACACCTAGTGATGTAAATCATAGGTCTCAGTCTAATTCTGTTGGCTATtcagatttttattaataaattttgttACTTGATTTGATATAACCTACTGTGTAAACAAAAGACTGTAAAAGGGCATTACCCTTTCTTTGCGGACATGGTAGGAAGCAAGGCAAGCCTGAGGATTCATCTCTGCTTATCCcaagtttctattttttctctagGCACAGTTCGAGTGACAACTGCTGCCCATCTGGCCCTGCTGGTGGCCAAAAACATCTCCTTCTTTCCGAGCAATGTGGAGCAGTTTTCTGAGGGCAACATTGATGTGTGGTGGATTGTACATGATGGGGGGATGCTCATGCTATTACCATTCCTACTGAAACAGCATAAGGTATTTtgacacctttttaaaaaaaaaagtctctctccGTCAACTTCTGTCCTGGTTGGTTCACTAgacagtttttttcctttaattctatAATGTTGGGGCTTAGAAATGTTGGAGATTGTTCTTGGCCTTCCATGATCCCAGATTCAACCTTATGAGAAATAGTTTTCTTTGTAgttgatatctaaccatctccaaGGGAAATTCAGCAAGTTTATTAAGCTACATATGAGCCCTTGTGAAAAAAACATTAACAAGTGAACatgtcctgtttaaaaaaaaaaaaaaagagcaaagtgcTGGAAACCTAAGGGGTATGTGTGTCCTGCTCATTCTTTGGTAAGACTGagatttaaaatagtaaatatagcCAGTGTCTGTTGACTTGGCCCACCTCTCCCTTGAGgtgtttttttctgttctttctgttcCTTCCTCAATGAACTTTTTTtgccacagaggaaaaaaaaatagtagagtCTGCAGGGTGTCATTAGTATGCTGTCTGACTAAAGCACCCTATTAATGTATCACATGCTGTCTTTTCCATTTTGccagtttttttcttgttattaaaTAAGAACTCTCTTAAACTGTATTTCATGTGTTCATAGTCAAACTTTTGCCCAGGTACAATAATAGAGCAAGTAAGAAGCTAGGAACAAATACCTTGATACTATTCAAGGTTGTTCTAGGCAAAAATGCCATCTGAGTAactctttttctgcttctttgcatTTAATTTCCCATGTATATATGGTACTTTCTCAGGTGTGGCGAAAATGCAGCATACGGATCTTCACAGTAGCCCAGCTAGAAGACAACAGTATTCAGATGAAGAAGGACCTGGCCACCTTCTTGTATCACCTTCGCATTGAGGCAGAGGTGGAAGTGGTAGAGATGGTGAGAAAGCTGAGTTTGAGATCAGAGAAGCTACCCTTCCCCCATGTCCCACCCTGTCATTCTAGAATCTCTTCTAGTCTGGGAATTTCTTCCGCTGCAAATGTGGATTAATCCCTTAGTTCCAACAAGACTCCAGTATATTGATTTAGATAAGTGTAGTGCATATGTGGTGTGTATTTGGTGGCgatttttagttttgctttcttgTTTATTATAGTCCTTCTATTTCTGCCAGATTCTTGTCTTAATACAGTTTCATTAAGTTTCTATTCATATATTCAAGCTAAAGTCacacataggtttttttttttttaataacctggCAGTATTAAAATAACAggattttgtgttttgtgtttcaAGGAAACACATATGTAATGGTTAGATTGTGGGAAAGAGTCAGAGCTCTGGATTTGATCTACAGGCCACAGCATTGTTTTACGTAGCTcaatgactgaacaaaaactgaaaactaGGTTGATACGGTGATAGTTGCTCTTGTTTAGTGAGTGGAAGTGAAAGTATGTGTTTCTTGTTCCTTTGTGCTTATTGCTCATTCCTTGAAGCTTATTGTGCTTATCTGTGTGGTCTGTATGGCAGCATGACAGTGACATATCCGCATACACTTACGAGCGCACCCTGATGATGGAGCAGAGGTCACAGATGCTGCGGCACATGCGCCTGTCCAAGACGGAGCGAGACCGAGAGGTGAGGCTGCCACGTCGGCCTCATCCTGGCCTGGGAGGTCTTTCACTGAGAGGGATGATGGTATTCTCACAGCATGACAGATTCTTCCTTACTTGCTTTATTAGTTACTCTAcagtagccacattttaaaataattaaagatgaTGCATGAGAGAAAACAGGTATAGTATCATAGTTGTGTTGGGCCTCCCCCAGGCACAGCTGGTGAAAGATCGGAACTCAATGCTACGACTGACCAGCATCGGCTCTGACGAGGATGACGAGACAGAGACTTATCAGGAGAAGGTGCACATGACGTGGACGAAAGACAAGTATATGGCGTCTCGGGGACAAAAGGCCAAGTCAATGGAAGGGTTCCAGGACCTGCTTAACATGCGTCCGTAAGTTTCCAACTCAAACCTAACGTAGTATTCCCGTTAGTGCCACAGATGCGACTTTGCCTGGGTACACAGGATGGAATCTAGTCTTCATTTCA includes these proteins:
- the SLC12A6 gene encoding solute carrier family 12 member 6 isoform X4; translated protein: MDTRPKVSSLLSRLANYTNLTQGAKEHEEAENITEGKKKPTKTPQMGTFMGVYLPCLQNIFGVILFLRLTWVVGTAGVLQAFAIVLICCCCTMLTAISMSAIATNGVVPAGGSYFMISRALGPEFGGAVGLCFYLGTTFAAAMYILGAIEIFLVYIVPRAAIFQSDDALKESAAMLNNMRVYGTAFLVLMVLVVFIGVRYVNKFASLFLACVIVSILAIYAGAIKSSFAPPHFPVCMLGNRTLSSRHIDVCSKTKEVNNMTVPSKLWGFFCNSSQFFNATCDEYFVHNNVTSIQGIPGLASGVITENLWSNYLPKGEIIEKPSAKSSEVLGSLNHEYVLVDITTSFTLLVGIFFPSVTGIMAGSNRSGDLKDAQKSIPIGTILAILTTSFVYLSNVVLFGACIEGVVLRDKFGDAVKGNLVVGTLSWPSPWVIVIGSFFSTCGAGLQSLTGAPRLLQAIAKDNIIPFLRVFGHSKANGEPTWALLLTAAIAELGILIASLDLVAPILSMFFLMCYLFVNLACALQTLLRTPNWRPRFRYYHWALSFMGMSICLALMFISSWYYAIVAMVIAGMIYKYIEYQGAEKEWGDGIRGLSLSAARFALLRLEEGPPHTKNWRPQLLVLLKLDEDLHVKHPRLLTFASQLKAGKGLTIVGSVIVGNFLENYGEALAAEQTIKHLMEAEKVKGFSQLVVAAKLREGISHLIQSCGLGGMKHNTVVMGWPNGWRQSEDARAWKTFIGTVRVTTAAHLALLVAKNISFFPSNVEQFSEGNIDVWWIVHDGGMLMLLPFLLKQHKVWRKCSIRIFTVAQLEDNSIQMKKDLATFLYHLRIEAEVEVVEMHDSDISAYTYERTLMMEQRSQMLRHMRLSKTERDREAQLVKDRNSMLRLTSIGSDEDDETETYQEKVHMTWTKDKYMASRGQKAKSMEGFQDLLNMRPDQSNVRRMHTAVKLNEVIVNKSHEAKLVLLNMPGPPRNPEGDENYMEFLEVLTEGLERVLLVRGGGSEVITIYS